From Polyodon spathula isolate WHYD16114869_AA chromosome 26, ASM1765450v1, whole genome shotgun sequence, one genomic window encodes:
- the LOC121301022 gene encoding epithelial membrane protein 2-like: MLVILALIILFHVVSAVLLLISTINNAWWTLGEISVDLWQRCNGTNPCIATDAKDYKGFVQTVQASMILSTILCCVGFFVFILQLFRLKQGERFVFTAIIQLLSSLCVMTGASIYTAEHLNFHSDLKDGQYGSSFILAWLAFPFTLFSGLMYLVLRKRK; encoded by the exons ATGTTGGTCATTCTTGCTTTGATTATCCTCTTCCACGTGGTCTCAGCTGTCCTGCTTCTCATCTCCACGATAAACAAC GCTTGGTGGACACTGGGTGAGATCTCTGTAGATCTGTGGCAGAGGTGCAATGGGACCAACCCTTGCATAGCAACAGATGCCAAAGACTATAAGG GCTTTGTCCAGACTGTCCAGGCCTCCATGATTCTGTCCACCATTCTGTGCTGCGTGGGGTTCTTTGTGTTCATCCTGCAGCTCTTCCGTCTGAAGCAGGGGGAGCGATTTGTCTTCACAGCCATCATCCAGCTCCTGTCCA GTCTCTGCGTCATGACCGGAGCTTCAATTTACACGGCTGAGCATTTGAACTTCCACAGTGACTTGAAAGATGGGCAGTATGGATCTTCCTTCATCTTAGCCTGGCTTGCCTTTCCTTTCACCCTGTTCAGCGGGCTGATGTATCTAGTGCTGCGGAAACGCAAATAA
- the LOC121300604 gene encoding activating transcription factor 7-interacting protein 2-like isoform X2, with product MVKQEAFALFKQFDTKFEELTERIKKVECSPKHEMLVTKLQAQIFKIKRRLQEALISENRVARPMKPKISSVVILDEVCSGDGEKMIDLTADDNDDQLGGLQPAAVNESSVSVAHVSLTLCLPAKDPMSPTSTLPPLPETAVPLDLPAVAASFNMPQKPELKVTNIENPKGVGILWDLSQVDTSVASIQSYCLHVLYENANVRKLRWRSIGVIKAIQLPMCCRLTKVSPGRYHFAVVGKDIYGRFGPYSDIQSTTVNAVDV from the exons ATGGTTAAGCAGGAAGCTTTTGCTCTGTTCAAACAGTTTGATACCAAGTTTGAAGAACTGACTGAAAGAATTAAGAAAGTGGAGTGCAGCCCCAAACATGAAATGCTGGTCACGAAGTTGCAG gcacaaatattcaaaataaagagGCGGTTGCAAGAGGCTTTGATTTCTGAGAACAGAGTGGCGAGACCCATGAAGCCCAAGATTTCATCAGTTGTCATATTAGATGAG gttTGCAGCGGTGATGGGGAGAAAATGATTGATCTCACAGCAGACGATAATGACGACCAACTCG GTGGTCTGCAGCcagcagcagtgaatgaaagcagtgTCAGTGTTGCACATGTCAGCCTGACGCTCTGCTTACCAGCTAAG GATCCTATGAGTCCTACAAGCACTTTGCCTCCACTTCCTGAGACGGCTGTTCCTCTTGATCTGCCTGCTGTAGCTGCCTCCTTTAATATGCCTCAGAAACCTGAGCTGAAAGTGACGAACATTGAAAACCCCAAAGGAGTGGGCATACTGTGGGATTTGTCACAGGTTGACACCAGCGTTGCCTCAATTCAGAGCTACTGTTTGCATGTTCTTTACGAGAACGCTAATGTTAGAAAGCTGCGCTGGAGGAGTATAGGAGTCATCAAAGCAATACAGCTTCCAATGTGTTGCAGGCTGACTAAGGTCAGCCCTGGAAGGTATCATTTTGCAGTTGTTGGAAAGGATATTTACGGACGGTTCGGACCCTATAGTGATATACAGTCTACCACAGTCAATGCTGTTGACGTGTAG
- the LOC121300604 gene encoding activating transcription factor 7-interacting protein 2-like isoform X1 produces MAKRKRSRCDSAHKRLKISANDTAGLESEETEGRSKMSLKEVPDMVKQEAFALFKQFDTKFEELTERIKKVECSPKHEMLVTKLQAQIFKIKRRLQEALISENRVARPMKPKISSVVILDEVCSGDGEKMIDLTADDNDDQLGGLQPAAVNESSVSVAHVSLTLCLPAKDPMSPTSTLPPLPETAVPLDLPAVAASFNMPQKPELKVTNIENPKGVGILWDLSQVDTSVASIQSYCLHVLYENANVRKLRWRSIGVIKAIQLPMCCRLTKVSPGRYHFAVVGKDIYGRFGPYSDIQSTTVNAVDV; encoded by the exons ATGGCTAAGCGAAAAAGAAGCCGTTGCGACAGCGCACACAAACGTTTGAAGATTTCAGCCAATGACACAGCAGGCTTGGAATCTGAGGAAACAGAAGGAAGGAGTAAAATGTCCTTGAAAGAG GTTCCAGACATGGTTAAGCAGGAAGCTTTTGCTCTGTTCAAACAGTTTGATACCAAGTTTGAAGAACTGACTGAAAGAATTAAGAAAGTGGAGTGCAGCCCCAAACATGAAATGCTGGTCACGAAGTTGCAG gcacaaatattcaaaataaagagGCGGTTGCAAGAGGCTTTGATTTCTGAGAACAGAGTGGCGAGACCCATGAAGCCCAAGATTTCATCAGTTGTCATATTAGATGAG gttTGCAGCGGTGATGGGGAGAAAATGATTGATCTCACAGCAGACGATAATGACGACCAACTCG GTGGTCTGCAGCcagcagcagtgaatgaaagcagtgTCAGTGTTGCACATGTCAGCCTGACGCTCTGCTTACCAGCTAAG GATCCTATGAGTCCTACAAGCACTTTGCCTCCACTTCCTGAGACGGCTGTTCCTCTTGATCTGCCTGCTGTAGCTGCCTCCTTTAATATGCCTCAGAAACCTGAGCTGAAAGTGACGAACATTGAAAACCCCAAAGGAGTGGGCATACTGTGGGATTTGTCACAGGTTGACACCAGCGTTGCCTCAATTCAGAGCTACTGTTTGCATGTTCTTTACGAGAACGCTAATGTTAGAAAGCTGCGCTGGAGGAGTATAGGAGTCATCAAAGCAATACAGCTTCCAATGTGTTGCAGGCTGACTAAGGTCAGCCCTGGAAGGTATCATTTTGCAGTTGTTGGAAAGGATATTTACGGACGGTTCGGACCCTATAGTGATATACAGTCTACCACAGTCAATGCTGTTGACGTGTAG